One region of Syntrophobacter fumaroxidans MPOB genomic DNA includes:
- the epsC gene encoding serine O-acetyltransferase EpsC — translation MHDMPQTERCRTAIETSRHFREEVPDVVEKLVASCGAGTCFDHIGPEPIPSREAVIDLIHRINRLLYPGYFIRTRIEDFNLRYYFGQEATALFELLSEQITLAMRHDCVRHNLPCIQCEEQGQKAAISFMHELPNLRAVLATDIRAAFEGDPAAKGYDEIIFSYPGLLAVTIYRIAHRFFEQSVPLIPRIMSEHAHSVTGIDIHPSAHIGESFFIDHGTGVVVGETTEIGDRVRVYQGVTLGALSLPRNEVERLRTRKRHPTIEDDVIIYSGATILGGETVIGARSVIGGNVWLTESVPPDTRVYLKKPDLIYIGGTR, via the coding sequence ATGCATGATATGCCCCAGACAGAACGTTGCAGAACGGCAATCGAGACGAGTCGCCACTTTCGGGAGGAAGTTCCGGATGTTGTGGAAAAGCTCGTGGCTTCTTGCGGTGCGGGTACATGTTTCGATCACATCGGTCCCGAACCCATTCCGTCGCGCGAGGCCGTGATTGACCTGATTCACCGGATAAACCGGCTGCTGTACCCCGGTTATTTCATCCGGACCCGCATCGAGGATTTCAACCTGAGGTACTACTTCGGCCAGGAAGCAACGGCTCTTTTCGAGCTCCTGTCGGAGCAGATCACTCTGGCGATGCGTCACGACTGCGTGCGTCACAATCTGCCCTGCATTCAGTGCGAGGAGCAGGGGCAGAAGGCCGCGATTTCTTTCATGCACGAGCTGCCCAATCTGCGGGCGGTCCTGGCCACGGACATACGTGCGGCTTTCGAGGGTGATCCGGCGGCCAAAGGGTATGATGAAATCATCTTCAGCTACCCCGGGCTTCTGGCCGTCACCATATACCGCATCGCCCACCGGTTCTTCGAGCAGTCGGTGCCGCTCATCCCCAGGATCATGAGCGAACACGCTCACAGCGTCACCGGAATCGACATTCACCCGAGCGCGCACATCGGGGAGAGCTTTTTCATCGACCACGGGACCGGAGTGGTGGTGGGTGAGACCACAGAGATCGGCGACCGGGTGCGGGTCTACCAGGGTGTGACCCTGGGGGCGCTCTCGCTCCCGCGAAATGAGGTGGAGCGGCTGCGCACCAGGAAACGCCATCCCACCATCGAAGATGACGTGATCATTTACTCCGGCGCCACCATACTCGGGGGAGAGACCGTCATCGGGGCGCGCTCCGTCATCGGCGGCAACGTGTGGCTGACGGAGTCCGTCCCTCCCGACACCAGGGTGTACCTGAAGAAACCCGATCTTATCTACATCGGCGGTACGCGCTGA
- the nifS gene encoding cysteine desulfurase NifS translates to MKTIYLDNNATTRVAPEVLEEMLPYFSQLYGNPSSMHSFGGQVGRKLREAHEKMAALLGASPDEIIFTSCGTESDNAAVRAALHSNPDKRHIVTSRVEHPAIRALCAHLATRGYRVTELPVDAEGRLDLEQYRKALTADTAVVSLMWANNETGVVFPVEQAAEIAGEKGIIFHTDAVQAVGKIPIDLGKTAINMLSLSGHKLHAPKGVGVLYVRRGTKFSPFMIGGHQEKGRRGGTENTPGIIGLGKAAELAARYMETENTVVKNLRDRLENALLARIPNSRVNGDRVNRLPNTTNISFEFVEGEGILLMMDEFGICASSGSACTSGSLQPSHVLRAMGVPFTMAHGSIRFSLSVYNTDEEIDLVVEKLPAIIETLRAMSPYWKPGEGVCARS, encoded by the coding sequence GTGAAAACAATATATCTCGACAACAACGCAACCACCCGGGTCGCGCCGGAAGTGCTCGAAGAGATGCTTCCCTATTTCAGCCAGCTCTACGGCAACCCGTCGAGCATGCATTCCTTCGGCGGCCAGGTGGGAAGGAAGCTGAGGGAAGCCCACGAAAAAATGGCGGCTCTCCTGGGTGCCTCGCCCGATGAGATCATTTTCACCAGTTGCGGCACCGAAAGCGACAACGCCGCGGTTCGAGCCGCTCTCCACTCCAACCCGGACAAGCGGCACATCGTTACGAGCCGGGTCGAACACCCTGCAATCCGCGCGCTTTGCGCGCACCTGGCCACCAGGGGGTACCGGGTGACGGAGCTGCCCGTCGACGCGGAGGGGCGATTGGACCTTGAGCAGTACCGAAAAGCGCTGACGGCCGATACGGCGGTCGTGAGCCTGATGTGGGCGAACAATGAAACGGGGGTCGTGTTCCCCGTGGAACAGGCTGCGGAGATAGCCGGGGAAAAGGGAATCATCTTTCACACCGATGCCGTCCAGGCCGTCGGCAAAATCCCCATCGACCTCGGCAAGACCGCCATCAACATGCTCTCGCTGTCCGGTCACAAGCTGCATGCCCCCAAGGGTGTCGGGGTGCTCTACGTTCGCAGGGGAACCAAGTTTTCCCCGTTCATGATCGGCGGACACCAGGAAAAGGGGCGTCGCGGCGGGACGGAGAACACGCCGGGCATCATCGGCCTGGGCAAGGCGGCCGAGCTGGCAGCCCGCTACATGGAGACCGAAAACACGGTGGTGAAGAACCTGCGGGACAGACTGGAGAACGCGCTGCTTGCCCGCATTCCCAACAGCAGAGTAAACGGAGACCGCGTGAACCGGCTTCCGAATACGACCAACATCAGCTTCGAATTTGTTGAAGGCGAAGGCATCCTGCTGATGATGGACGAATTCGGAATTTGCGCATCCTCGGGTTCGGCCTGCACTTCCGGATCGCTGCAACCTTCCCACGTGCTGCGCGCGATGGGCGTTCCCTTCACCATGGCCCACGGGTCCATACGGTTCAGCCTGAGTGTCTACAATACGGATGAAGAGATCGATCTGGTGGTCGAGAAACTGCCTGCGATCATCGAAACGTTGCGCGCCATGTCGCCTTATTGGAAGCCGGGCGAGGGTGTTTGCGCCAGGAGTTAG
- the nifU gene encoding Fe-S cluster assembly protein NifU — protein MWEYTDKVKEHFLNPRNVGEIEEPDGVAEVGSIACGDALKFTFKLDENGRIKEAKFKTFGCASAIASASALTEIVKGMTVEEASKVTNQDIARFLGGLPEEKMHCSVMGREALDKAIAYYRGDTGKEVEDKVVCECFGVTEKEIEKAIRENALTTLEEVTNYTKAGGGCGNCHPAIQEIIDRVLGDVHAKPVPRPKMSNLRKIRLIEETIDQEIRPSLKQDGGDIELVDVVGNRVLVATRGACASCQAANRTLKNFVEVKLRELVLPELVVEEVSQ, from the coding sequence ATGTGGGAATACACGGATAAGGTGAAGGAGCATTTCCTGAACCCGCGCAATGTGGGCGAAATCGAAGAACCGGACGGGGTTGCCGAGGTTGGATCCATCGCCTGCGGCGATGCGCTGAAGTTCACCTTCAAGCTGGATGAAAACGGGAGGATCAAGGAGGCCAAGTTCAAGACCTTCGGCTGTGCGAGTGCCATCGCATCCGCATCGGCGCTGACCGAAATCGTCAAGGGCATGACCGTCGAAGAGGCCTCCAAGGTGACGAACCAGGATATTGCCAGGTTCCTGGGAGGCCTGCCCGAGGAAAAAATGCACTGCTCGGTGATGGGCCGAGAGGCTTTGGACAAAGCCATCGCGTACTATCGCGGCGACACCGGGAAAGAGGTCGAGGATAAGGTGGTTTGTGAATGTTTCGGGGTCACTGAGAAGGAGATCGAGAAGGCCATCCGTGAGAACGCCCTCACTACCCTGGAAGAAGTCACGAACTACACCAAAGCCGGGGGAGGCTGCGGCAACTGCCACCCCGCCATCCAGGAAATCATCGACAGGGTCTTGGGGGATGTGCACGCCAAGCCCGTTCCCAGGCCGAAGATGTCGAATCTTCGCAAGATCCGGTTGATCGAGGAGACCATCGATCAGGAGATCCGGCCGTCCCTCAAGCAGGACGGTGGGGACATCGAGCTGGTGGACGTGGTGGGAAACCGGGTCCTGGTAGCCACGAGGGGTGCCTGCGCGTCCTGCCAGGCCGCCAACCGGACGCTGAAAAATTTCGTCGAGGTGAAGCTCCGTGAGCTGGTCCTGCCCGAGCTGGTGGTTGAGGAGGTTTCCCAGTGA
- a CDS encoding YdgA family protein, protein MKKLVAVLVVLAVVLGAAWAGSSYWFGMKAEEQYRQILAKASSPPMLKFLVENYKRGIFASTAKVAIEFGDMGEQARKDGNGLRFVAIQEICHGPFPMGNIGDFKPVVAVIRTTVQSFPEMNAEIKKFLDEFPELKSSENRTTVFFSGNTESVLTVPAFRRTIQKDKKTDIVWEGLSAHFLFADGLKTTTGSVNAPGLQVTTPDGTFALKAAKWAVNLHRGASSLNLGDVSTEIASIDFKGSGDKAPESFRANGIKLKIDSKESANNCVDATMTMGVEQAKAADKSFDARLSFVFRKLDAESLRKFQDAMDALNMQPPASEEEMQKRMAANYLDLAAGLLKKSPEVELTEVKFTMPEGTFNGKAKVVFTDPKGSIAENPLLLLNAVTAEAECTAQESLVRYIAAQALKNLPGGGETVPGTPGSEIAESDESPAEVPESEEEDSEEAEPGAAVPDKAPSELARPAKPGLPGAPQGKALSVEEQVALTLDQLVKQDLIVKDGANYKASASYRGGKVVLNGRTIPLENLLK, encoded by the coding sequence ATGAAGAAGCTCGTCGCAGTATTGGTCGTGTTGGCCGTCGTGCTCGGGGCAGCCTGGGCCGGGTCCAGCTACTGGTTCGGAATGAAGGCCGAGGAGCAGTATCGCCAGATCCTGGCAAAGGCGTCTTCACCGCCGATGCTCAAATTTCTGGTGGAGAATTACAAGAGAGGGATCTTCGCGTCCACGGCCAAGGTCGCCATCGAATTCGGCGATATGGGCGAACAGGCAAGAAAGGACGGCAACGGCCTGCGCTTCGTCGCGATCCAGGAGATCTGCCACGGCCCCTTCCCCATGGGAAACATCGGCGACTTCAAACCCGTGGTGGCCGTGATCAGGACGACGGTCCAGTCCTTTCCGGAAATGAACGCCGAAATAAAGAAATTCCTGGACGAGTTTCCTGAATTGAAGAGCTCGGAGAACCGGACCACCGTCTTTTTCAGCGGGAACACCGAAAGTGTCCTGACGGTCCCGGCCTTTCGCCGGACCATCCAGAAAGATAAGAAGACCGATATTGTGTGGGAGGGTCTGTCCGCTCATTTTCTATTTGCCGACGGCCTCAAGACCACCACCGGATCGGTAAACGCTCCCGGGCTGCAGGTCACGACCCCCGACGGCACATTTGCGCTCAAAGCCGCCAAATGGGCCGTCAATCTCCACCGAGGCGCCAGTTCCCTGAACCTGGGGGACGTCTCCACCGAGATTGCCTCAATCGATTTCAAGGGCTCCGGGGACAAGGCACCCGAGAGCTTCAGGGCCAATGGCATCAAGCTCAAGATCGATTCCAAGGAATCCGCGAACAACTGCGTGGATGCCACCATGACCATGGGGGTTGAGCAGGCCAAGGCAGCGGACAAGTCATTCGATGCCCGGTTGAGCTTCGTCTTTCGCAAACTGGACGCCGAATCGCTTCGTAAATTCCAGGATGCCATGGACGCTCTCAACATGCAGCCCCCGGCCTCCGAGGAGGAGATGCAAAAGAGGATGGCGGCCAATTACCTGGACCTGGCTGCCGGTTTGTTGAAAAAATCGCCGGAAGTTGAGCTCACCGAGGTGAAGTTCACCATGCCCGAAGGCACCTTCAACGGGAAAGCCAAAGTGGTGTTCACGGATCCGAAGGGGTCCATAGCCGAGAACCCATTGCTCCTTCTCAATGCGGTGACGGCCGAGGCCGAATGCACGGCCCAGGAATCGCTGGTGCGCTACATTGCCGCACAAGCGCTCAAGAACCTCCCCGGAGGCGGAGAAACGGTCCCGGGAACACCGGGTTCGGAAATCGCCGAATCCGATGAATCCCCGGCGGAAGTGCCTGAATCGGAGGAGGAAGACTCCGAGGAAGCGGAACCGGGAGCCGCCGTACCGGACAAGGCTCCTTCGGAGCTCGCCAGGCCGGCCAAACCCGGTCTTCCTGGAGCGCCGCAGGGAAAAGCCCTTTCCGTGGAGGAGCAGGTCGCCCTGACCCTTGACCAGTTGGTCAAACAGGATCTCATCGTTAAGGACGGCGCGAACTACAAGGCATCCGCCAGCTACCGGGGCGGGAAAGTGGTGCTGAACGGCAGGACCATCCCTCTCGAAAATCTCTTGAAGTAG
- a CDS encoding bifunctional 5,10-methylenetetrahydrofolate dehydrogenase/5,10-methenyltetrahydrofolate cyclohydrolase has protein sequence MAAKLLKGAEVAKEIRAELKTEVEQLQSKHGVVPGLVTILVGENPASQSYVRAKQNTAHELGFHSVQDNQPADLEENRLLDLIDKYNKDPSIHGILVQLPLPKHINENRILLSIDPSKDVDAFHPVNVGKLMIGEPDYLPCTPAGIQELLVRSGTQVSGAEVTIVGRSNIVGKPIAMMLVQKANGANATITVCHTRTKDVASHTRRADILIVAAGVAEYVKGNMIKPGAVVIDVGVNEVGKTADGKRILKGDVAFDEAVEVASAITPVPGGVGPMTITMLMKNTVRACKVHNKIA, from the coding sequence ATGGCTGCCAAACTGCTCAAAGGAGCGGAAGTCGCCAAGGAGATCCGGGCGGAACTGAAGACCGAAGTCGAACAGCTCCAGTCCAAGCACGGAGTCGTTCCGGGCCTTGTGACCATTCTGGTGGGTGAGAATCCCGCGTCTCAGAGCTATGTTCGGGCCAAGCAGAATACGGCCCACGAGCTCGGGTTCCACTCGGTTCAGGACAACCAGCCTGCGGATCTGGAGGAAAACAGGCTGCTCGATCTGATCGACAAATACAACAAGGATCCCAGCATCCACGGGATTCTTGTGCAGTTGCCCTTGCCGAAGCACATCAATGAAAACAGGATCCTTCTGTCCATTGACCCGAGCAAGGACGTGGATGCGTTTCATCCCGTCAACGTCGGAAAGCTGATGATCGGAGAACCGGACTATCTTCCCTGTACCCCCGCCGGCATCCAGGAGCTGCTGGTGCGCTCCGGGACGCAGGTCTCAGGGGCCGAGGTCACCATCGTGGGGCGTTCGAACATCGTGGGCAAGCCCATCGCCATGATGCTCGTGCAGAAAGCCAACGGCGCCAACGCAACGATCACCGTATGCCATACCCGGACCAAGGATGTTGCTTCCCACACCCGGCGGGCCGACATACTGATTGTCGCGGCGGGAGTCGCGGAATACGTCAAGGGGAATATGATCAAGCCGGGAGCGGTGGTCATCGACGTAGGCGTGAACGAAGTCGGAAAGACCGCAGACGGGAAGCGCATCCTCAAAGGGGATGTGGCCTTCGACGAAGCGGTCGAAGTGGCCAGTGCCATCACTCCCGTTCCGGGAGGCGTGGGTCCCATGACCATCACGATGCTCATGAAGAACACCGTGAGAGCCTGCAAAGTGCACAACAAGATCGCATGA
- a CDS encoding formate--tetrahydrofolate ligase, whose protein sequence is MPYDATKMMDWQISEEAEKDMPSPWQWQEKLGLLKEEILPMGRLCKLDFLKIMNRLKDKPDGKYIEVTAITPTPLGEGKSTTSVGLMEGLGKRGVNVGGCLRQPSGGPTMNIKGTAAGGGNALLIPMTEFSMGLTGDINDIMNAHNLAMVALTARMQHERNYTDEQLDRLTKMRRLHIDPTRVEMGWIMDFCAQALRNIIIGIGGRQDGYMMQSKFGIAVSSELMAILSIVKDLPDLRKRLNEITVAFDRRGNPVTTGDLEVGGAMTAFMRNTINPTLMCTAEYQPCMVHAGPFANIAVGQSSIIADRIGLKMFDYHVTESGFAADIGFEKFWNVKCRYSGLKPHVSVLTTTIRALKMHGGGPKVVAGLAMPEEYTKENLKLLEKGIVNMVHHINTIRKSGMNPVVCINAFHTDTKDEIALVRKHAEAAGARCALSEHWAKGGEGALEFADAVIDACKQESQFKFLYPLEMKLRDRVSTVAREVYGADGVSWTPDAEAKAKMLENDPKYDDYATMMVKTHLSLTHDPSVKGVPKGWVLPIRDVLIYSGAKFLCPCAGTISLMPGTSSNPAFRRIDVDVNTGKVKGLF, encoded by the coding sequence ATGCCGTACGACGCAACAAAGATGATGGATTGGCAGATTTCCGAAGAGGCTGAGAAGGACATGCCTTCTCCCTGGCAGTGGCAGGAGAAGCTGGGTCTGCTCAAGGAGGAAATTCTTCCCATGGGGAGACTTTGTAAGCTGGATTTCCTCAAAATCATGAACCGCCTGAAAGACAAACCGGACGGGAAGTACATCGAAGTGACGGCCATCACGCCTACCCCGCTTGGGGAAGGGAAGAGCACGACTTCCGTGGGCCTGATGGAAGGGCTCGGCAAGCGGGGCGTGAATGTCGGCGGTTGTCTCAGGCAGCCGTCGGGCGGGCCGACTATGAACATCAAGGGAACGGCGGCCGGAGGCGGCAACGCGTTGCTCATCCCGATGACCGAATTTTCCATGGGGCTGACCGGGGACATCAACGACATCATGAACGCGCACAATCTTGCGATGGTGGCTCTCACAGCCCGCATGCAGCATGAGCGGAACTACACTGACGAGCAACTCGATCGCCTGACCAAGATGCGCCGGCTCCACATCGATCCCACCCGCGTGGAAATGGGCTGGATCATGGACTTCTGCGCGCAGGCTTTGCGCAACATCATCATCGGCATAGGCGGCCGGCAGGACGGCTACATGATGCAGTCGAAATTCGGGATCGCGGTCAGTTCGGAACTGATGGCCATTCTGTCCATTGTGAAGGACCTTCCCGACCTGAGAAAACGGCTCAATGAGATCACCGTAGCGTTCGACAGGCGCGGAAATCCTGTGACCACCGGAGACCTCGAGGTCGGCGGGGCCATGACCGCTTTCATGCGCAACACCATCAATCCGACGCTGATGTGCACTGCGGAATACCAGCCGTGCATGGTTCATGCCGGTCCTTTCGCGAATATCGCGGTCGGGCAGTCGTCCATCATCGCCGATCGCATCGGCCTGAAGATGTTCGATTACCACGTTACGGAGAGCGGCTTTGCGGCGGACATCGGGTTCGAAAAGTTCTGGAACGTGAAGTGCCGCTACAGCGGCCTCAAGCCCCATGTTTCCGTCCTCACGACGACGATTCGCGCGCTCAAGATGCACGGCGGCGGTCCGAAGGTCGTGGCGGGTCTGGCTATGCCGGAAGAATACACCAAGGAAAACCTGAAGTTACTTGAGAAGGGCATCGTGAACATGGTTCACCACATCAACACCATCCGCAAGTCCGGCATGAACCCGGTGGTGTGCATCAATGCGTTTCACACGGATACCAAGGACGAGATCGCACTGGTGCGCAAGCATGCCGAGGCCGCGGGTGCCCGTTGCGCCCTCTCCGAGCATTGGGCCAAGGGCGGCGAGGGCGCGTTGGAATTCGCCGACGCCGTTATTGATGCCTGCAAGCAGGAGAGTCAGTTCAAGTTCCTGTACCCGCTTGAAATGAAGCTCAGGGACAGGGTCAGCACCGTCGCCAGGGAAGTCTACGGGGCCGACGGGGTGTCCTGGACTCCCGATGCGGAAGCCAAGGCGAAAATGCTGGAAAACGATCCCAAGTACGACGACTATGCAACCATGATGGTCAAGACCCATCTGAGCCTTACTCACGATCCGAGCGTGAAAGGCGTTCCCAAGGGTTGGGTGCTTCCCATCCGCGACGTTCTGATCTATTCGGGAGCCAAATTTCTGTGCCCCTGCGCCGGGACCATCAGCCTGATGCCCGGGACGTCCTCGAACCCCGCTTTTCGCCGCATCGACGTGGATGTCAATACGGGCAAGGTGAAGGGGTTGTTCTAG
- the dnaN gene encoding DNA polymerase III subunit beta — protein MKVRLEKGNLIQILQKVQNITDKKSSMPVLSNVLISSSEQQTVEFSATDLELSLWTQTGGQVETPGSSTVSARKLFEIVRELPQPEVLLEGLPNNKMQILSGRARFELSTIPGEDFPQLNFYRETELVKVDAAALKRALTKTLHSVPADEDSFSIAGTFLHAVNEDSYRFVSSDGHRLSYCEVPKEAFGTLDIREGLIIPRKGVQEILRMLEKEEEVVLGVHEKYVVLRTPSTFLSVQLLDAEFPEYKTIIPEERPFFIMLDLEQFFSALKRSSILSNNVWRHVRFILTKGVLELEAGNPELGNANETLDVEYEGEDFSVAFNIRYLLETIQALDSPRVRFEWVDQFHGGVFVGSEDPGFLSLVMPMVV, from the coding sequence ATGAAAGTCCGGCTGGAAAAAGGCAACCTCATCCAAATCCTGCAGAAGGTTCAGAATATCACGGATAAGAAATCGAGTATGCCTGTTTTGTCCAACGTTCTGATCAGCTCCTCGGAACAACAAACGGTCGAATTTTCCGCGACGGACCTCGAATTGAGCCTTTGGACCCAGACCGGTGGACAGGTGGAGACACCGGGCAGCTCGACGGTTTCCGCCCGCAAATTGTTCGAGATCGTTCGGGAGCTTCCCCAACCGGAAGTGTTGCTGGAAGGCCTCCCGAACAACAAGATGCAGATTTTGTCCGGACGCGCGCGGTTTGAGCTGTCGACCATTCCTGGCGAAGACTTTCCTCAGCTCAACTTTTACCGGGAAACCGAGTTGGTGAAGGTCGATGCGGCTGCGCTAAAGCGCGCGCTGACCAAGACTTTGCACAGTGTCCCCGCGGATGAGGATTCCTTCAGCATTGCGGGGACTTTTCTTCATGCCGTCAATGAGGATTCGTATCGGTTCGTGTCCTCCGACGGACATCGACTCTCGTACTGCGAAGTGCCGAAGGAAGCCTTTGGGACGCTGGATATTCGAGAGGGGTTGATCATCCCGAGAAAAGGGGTCCAGGAGATACTTCGGATGCTGGAGAAGGAGGAAGAGGTCGTCCTGGGGGTGCACGAGAAGTATGTCGTGCTCAGGACGCCGTCGACGTTTCTCAGCGTGCAGCTCCTCGATGCCGAATTTCCGGAATACAAGACGATTATTCCCGAGGAGAGGCCTTTCTTCATTATGCTGGACCTGGAGCAATTTTTTTCCGCTTTGAAACGGTCCTCGATTCTGAGCAACAACGTCTGGCGTCACGTGCGGTTCATATTGACCAAGGGCGTGCTGGAACTGGAAGCGGGAAACCCCGAGCTCGGGAATGCAAATGAAACGCTGGATGTGGAGTATGAGGGTGAAGACTTCAGCGTGGCGTTCAACATCCGGTATCTGCTGGAAACGATCCAGGCTCTTGATAGTCCTCGAGTGAGATTCGAGTGGGTGGATCAGTTTCACGGCGGAGTTTTCGTTGGGTCTGAGGACCCTGGGTTTTTGAGCCTGGTCATGCCGATGGTGGTTTGA
- the gyrB gene encoding DNA topoisomerase (ATP-hydrolyzing) subunit B, giving the protein MSEISAIERNSHDEYTAQQITVLEGLSAVRKRPSMYIGNVSTEGLHHLVYEVVDNSIDEALVGHCDSIKIQIHLDGSVTVDDNGRGIPVDTHEKENLPAVQVVMTMLHAGGKFDDASYKVSGGLHGVGVSVVNALSEYLEVEIRREGKVYYQRYERGEAKTPLIVKGETQRRGTRVTFKPDTEIFTDTEISFDILAQRLRELAFLNRGVSIELSDERIPKDRQYCYEGGLVSFVEYLNKNKEPLYPEVIYVGGEKQGVSIDIAIQYNQTYNEKIFTFANNINTKEGGTHLVGFKTGLTRSIKQYATQNKMAKADLDKMIGDDVREGLTAIVSVKLSQPQFEGQTKTKLGNSDVKGLVENLVYEKLSIFFEENPKVIRTILDKVLEAARAREAARKAKELTRRKGVLSDHSLPGKLADCQERDPSRSEIFIVEGDSAGGSAKQGRDRRFQAILPLRGKILNVEKSRFDKMVENQEIRTMISALGTGIGKDEYNPEKLRYHKTIIMTDADVDGAHIRTLLLTFFFRMMPELIERGHLFIAQPPLYRLAVGKQEFYMKDDESLDAYLLSRAADKKQVFLAGSAKPLPPEQLIQLMRAYSRYKDWLERQSQKGVPRDVIEHVIRIYSIRKLSPAEHEENIGVLRTELEKAGFEIVSIEDEEEHQGYDLEIRRPGVANGGTGVRLGYAFLQSIEFKKLLELYNNHLEIFNQTPYAVKDGQGEARFDHPGDLFRFLTEEARKGTNIQRYKGLGEMNPEQLWETTMNPEKRTLLQVRVEDQYLADELFTTLMGDRVEPRRDFIQFNALDFRELDI; this is encoded by the coding sequence ATGTCGGAAATAAGTGCAATCGAGAGAAACTCCCATGACGAGTATACTGCACAGCAGATAACGGTGCTGGAAGGGCTCAGCGCGGTTCGCAAACGCCCGTCCATGTATATTGGGAATGTTTCAACCGAGGGCCTGCACCACTTGGTCTACGAGGTGGTCGACAACAGCATTGACGAAGCGTTGGTGGGTCACTGCGATTCCATCAAGATTCAGATCCACCTCGATGGTTCCGTCACGGTGGATGATAACGGCCGGGGAATTCCGGTCGATACTCACGAAAAGGAAAACCTGCCCGCCGTCCAGGTGGTCATGACCATGCTCCACGCGGGGGGTAAATTCGACGATGCGTCTTACAAGGTTTCGGGGGGGCTTCACGGTGTCGGCGTGTCCGTGGTGAATGCACTCAGTGAATACCTGGAAGTCGAAATCAGGCGCGAGGGCAAGGTGTATTACCAGCGGTACGAGCGAGGGGAAGCCAAGACTCCGCTGATCGTGAAGGGAGAGACGCAGCGCCGCGGAACAAGGGTCACTTTCAAACCGGACACGGAGATCTTCACGGATACGGAAATCAGCTTTGACATCCTGGCCCAGAGACTGAGGGAACTGGCGTTTCTGAACCGGGGCGTCTCCATTGAGCTCTCCGACGAGCGGATTCCCAAAGACCGTCAGTACTGCTACGAAGGAGGACTGGTGTCCTTCGTGGAGTATCTCAACAAGAACAAGGAACCTCTTTATCCGGAGGTGATTTATGTCGGCGGCGAAAAACAGGGCGTGAGCATTGATATCGCCATTCAATACAACCAGACGTACAACGAAAAAATTTTTACCTTCGCCAACAACATCAACACGAAAGAAGGTGGAACGCACCTTGTCGGGTTCAAGACCGGGCTGACGCGTTCCATCAAGCAATACGCCACGCAGAACAAGATGGCGAAGGCGGACTTGGACAAGATGATCGGCGACGACGTGCGGGAGGGACTCACCGCCATTGTCAGCGTCAAGCTTTCGCAGCCTCAGTTCGAGGGCCAGACGAAGACCAAGCTGGGCAACAGCGACGTGAAAGGCCTGGTGGAAAACCTCGTTTACGAGAAATTGTCGATTTTCTTCGAAGAGAATCCGAAGGTGATTCGGACGATCCTCGACAAGGTGCTGGAAGCGGCGAGAGCCCGCGAGGCGGCGCGCAAGGCGAAGGAACTCACACGGCGTAAAGGTGTGCTGAGCGACCACTCCCTGCCGGGAAAGCTTGCCGACTGCCAGGAACGGGATCCGTCACGGAGCGAGATATTCATTGTGGAGGGGGATTCGGCCGGCGGCTCCGCCAAACAGGGGCGTGACCGACGTTTTCAGGCGATCCTGCCGCTCCGGGGCAAAATCCTCAACGTGGAAAAATCCCGATTCGACAAGATGGTGGAAAACCAGGAGATCCGCACGATGATCTCCGCGCTCGGGACCGGAATCGGCAAGGATGAGTACAACCCGGAGAAACTGCGGTATCACAAGACCATCATCATGACCGATGCGGATGTGGACGGCGCTCATATCCGGACCTTGCTCCTCACCTTCTTCTTCCGCATGATGCCGGAACTCATTGAGCGCGGACACCTGTTCATCGCTCAGCCGCCGCTCTATCGGTTGGCGGTGGGCAAGCAGGAATTCTACATGAAGGACGACGAGAGCCTGGATGCCTACCTGCTGTCGAGGGCGGCGGACAAAAAGCAGGTGTTTCTGGCCGGGAGCGCAAAACCGCTTCCTCCGGAGCAACTCATTCAGCTTATGCGTGCCTACTCCCGATACAAAGACTGGCTGGAAAGGCAGAGCCAGAAAGGGGTGCCGCGTGACGTGATCGAACACGTGATCCGGATTTACAGTATACGAAAGCTGTCTCCAGCGGAGCACGAGGAGAACATCGGCGTGCTGAGGACGGAGCTGGAAAAGGCCGGGTTCGAGATCGTTTCCATCGAGGACGAAGAGGAACACCAGGGATACGACCTGGAGATCCGCAGGCCGGGAGTGGCCAACGGAGGAACCGGGGTCCGACTGGGGTACGCGTTTCTGCAATCCATCGAGTTCAAGAAGCTCCTGGAACTCTATAACAATCACCTCGAAATCTTCAATCAAACCCCGTACGCGGTCAAAGACGGACAGGGGGAGGCCCGGTTCGATCATCCCGGGGACTTGTTCAGGTTCTTGACGGAAGAAGCGAGGAAAGGCACGAATATCCAGCGTTACAAGGGTCTGGGCGAGATGAATCCCGAGCAGCTCTGGGAGACGACCATGAACCCGGAGAAGAGGACTCTGCTCCAGGTGAGAGTAGAGGACCAGTACCTGGCCGACGAGCTGTTCACTACCTTGATGGGGGACCGCGTAGAGCCGCGCCGGGACTTTATCCAGTTCAATGCGCTGGACTTCAGGGAACTGGATATTTGA